In Scomber japonicus isolate fScoJap1 chromosome 7, fScoJap1.pri, whole genome shotgun sequence, one genomic interval encodes:
- the hnrnpm gene encoding heterogeneous nuclear ribonucleoprotein M, which produces MSNEQVENTTEKASTQPPPPQQQQQQQQQQQQEVNGKAKHESASSRKERPQKRGGGGRYEPYGNVNKRYRVFVSNIPYDVKWQALKDLMKEKVGEVTYVEHLMDAEGKSRGCAVVEFRTEELMKKAVEKVNKHNLNGRPLKVKEDPDGVIAQREINKGQGGGGPPGGHGGMGGMGGMDRMNMDRMGPGPNGPIVNIPPSLMSNPNIPNEIIHGLQAGRIGSTVFVANLDYKVGWKKLKEVFGMAGMVVRADILEDKDGKSRGMGTVTFDMPLEAVQAVSMFNGQLLFNRVMHVKLDEKSLPKDFGPPDRAAALPRGLSGVGLGLGPGGQPIDAAQLNRGGAAGGGMGNMGPGGMDGMGFGGNMGGRMGGGMENFGGMNNMERYGSSGMGRMNEMDRGIGGAFDREFGRNEMGMSRNNFGDSFERGMGNSLGMDRMSSGMDRLGASMDRMAGMDRMGMDRMDRVSDLDRLGSGFDRMGSGMDRLGPSMDRLGPSLERMSSSMDRLGPAGFDRLGQSGLDRMGAGLDFSSPMGMDRMGNSGLDRMASSFDRMGSAGGLDRFPSGGLDRMSSGMDRMGSGGVGQFDRSADLDRGFGGNSFGGTGAGGPGTGGGNVRKGCQIFVRNLPFDFTWKMLKDTFNTCGMVQYADIKMENGKSKGCGVVRFDNPETAERACRTMNGYRLNGREIDVRIDRNA; this is translated from the exons ATGTCCAACGAGCAGGTCGAAAACACCACCGAAAAAGCAAGCACACAGCCGCCACcgccgcagcagcagcaacaacaacaacaacagcagcagca GGAGGTGAATGGGAAAGCCAAGCATGAGTCTGCCTCCAGCAGAAAGGAGAGGCCCCAGaagagaggtggaggggggcGCTATGAACCTTATGGCAACGTGAACAAAAGATACCGTGTCTTTGTCAGCAACATCCCATATGATGTGAAATGGCAAGCCCTCAAAGACTTGATGAAAGAAAAAG TGGGTGAGGTAACGTACGTGGAACACTTAATGGACGCAGAAGGCAAATCGAGG GGTTGTGC TGTTGTTGAGTTTAGGACTGAAGAGCTAATGAAGAAAGCAGTGGAGAAGGTCAACAAGCACAATCTCAATGGACGACCCCTGAAAGTTAAAGAG GACCCTGATGGTGTCATTGCTCAGAGGGAAATCAACAAAGGGCAAGGGGGCGGAGGCCCTCCAGGGGGgcatggaggaatgggaggTATGGGTGGAATGGATCGTATGAACATGGATAGGATGGGCCCTGGACCAAATGGCCCCATTGTCAATATCCCTCCTAGTCTGATGAGCAACCCCAACATCCCCAATGAGATCATCCATGGTCTGCAGGCTGGCAGGATTGGCAGCACTGTCTTTGTTGCTAAT CTTGACTACAAAGTTGGCTGGAAGAAGCTCAAAGAAGTGTTCGGCATGGCAGGCATGGTGGTTAGGGCTGACATTCTTGAggacaaggatggaaagagcaGAGGCATGGGAACAGTAACATTCGATATGCCCCTTGAAGCTGTCCAAGCTGTCT CCATGTTCAATGGGCAGCTGTTGTTCAACAGGGTCATGCATGTCAAACTG GATGAGAAGTCCTTGCCCAAGGATTTTGGACCACCAGACAGAGCAGCTGCTCTTCCCC GTGGCCTGAGTGGTGTTGGTTTGGGATTGGGGCCTGGTGGCCAGCCCATTGATGCTGCACAACTTAACAGGGGTGGGGCTGCAGGTGGTGGAATGGGCAACATGGGCCCCGGAG GAATGGATGGAATGGGCTTCGGTGGCAACATGGGAGGCCGTATGGGAGGAG GAATGGAGAACTTTGGAGGAATGAACAACATGGAACGTTATGGTTCTTCAGGGATGGGCAGAATGAATG AGATGGACCGTGGGATTGGTGGTGCTTTTGACAGGGAGTTTGGTCGAAATGAAATGGGCATGTCTCGCAATAATTTTGGAGACTCATTTGAAAGAGGAATGG GAAACTCTCTGGGTATGGACCGCATGAGTTCCGGAATGGACCGCCTGGGAGCAAGTATGGATCGCATGGCAGGGATGGATCGGATGGGGATGGACAGAATGGACCGTGTGTCTGATCTGGACAGACTGGGTTCTGGGTTTGACCGAATGGGCTCAGGGATGGACCGGCTGGGACCCAGTATGGACAGGCTTGGACCAAGCCTGGAACGTATGAGTTCCAGCATGGACCGCCTAGGCCCTGCTGGGTTTGACCGCTTGGGCCAGTCTGGTTTGGACCGCATGGGTGCTGGTCTGGACTTTAGCTCCCCAATGGGTATGGATCGCATGGGCAACAGTGGGCTTGACAGAATGGCCAGCAGCTTTGACCGCATGGGCTCCGCCGGAGGGCTCGACCGCTTCCCTTCTGGTGGCCTCGACCGCATGAGCTCTGGAATGGACCGGATGGGATCTGGAGGTGTTGGTCAGTTTGATCGTTCTGCAGACTTGGATCGTGGATTTGGTGGCAATTCCTTTGGAGGAACTGGAGCTGGAGGGCCTGGAACTGGAGGAGGCAATGTCAGGAAGGGATGCCAAATTTTTGTCAGAAAT CTGCCCTTTGACTTCACCTGGAAGATGCTGAAGGATACTTTCAATACTTGCG GCATGGTTCAGTATGCTGATATTAAGATGGAGAACGGCAAGTCCAAAGGCTGTGGTGTAGTTCGCTTTGACAACCCTGAAACCGCTGAGCGTGCCTGCCGGACCATGAATGGCTATCGGCTGAATGGAAGAGAGATTGATGTTAGGATTGATAGGAATGCATAA